The genomic window TGAAATCTGCTTATTTAAAAGCTGCGGCTTTGGATGCTGCTTCTTCGGCATCTAACGCGGTTGCAACTTTAAATGAAAGTCAGGTCGGGAAAATGGCAAACGCTTTTCTTGATGCTTCTCACAGCAAAAAACAGGAATCTGAAGCAGATACCTATTCTTATGATTTTATGAAGGCTAATAAGTATAATGTGGTAGGAGCTTATACTGCATTTAAGAAATTGGCTCTGCTTTCTGAAGGAGGGGCGCAGCAATCAGGCTTCCAGAAAATGTTCAATTCACATCCAGATAGCAACAAAAGAGCTGAAGCGGTAAAAAAGCGTGCCCAGAAAGGCGGCTTATGGAAAGACCCTGGAGCGGTAACTTTGCCGGCGACTAAGCTTACAAAATAATATAAATAAAAATCCTCAAATTTAATTTGAGGATTTTTATTTATATAAATTTTTATGTGGTCGAAGATTAAGAGTACATTTTCTCTTTTAATTCTTTTACTTTTTTATCGGCAAGATATTCATCGTAAGTCATTTCTCTGTCGATGATTCCGTTTGGAGTCAGCTCAATAATTCTGTTACAGACTGTCGAAAGCATTTCGTGGTCATGAGACGCTAATAAAAGATTTCCTTTAAAGTTAGACAATGAATTGTTCAATGTTGTGATACTTTCAAGGTCCAAATGGTTCGTAGGTTCATCCAATAAAAGAACGTTAGCTTTCTGAAGCATCATTCTGCTAAACATACATCTCATTTTTTCACCTCCGGAAAGTACTTTACAAGATTTCAGCGCTTCATCACCTGAGAAAAGCATTCTTCCCAGGAATCCTCTTACGAACTCTTCATGACGCTCCTCATCATTTTTTGTGAATTGTCTCAACCAGTCCACCAAGCTTATATCTTCTTGGAAAAAGGTTGTATTGTCCAAAGGCATGTGGGACTGGTTTGTGGTAACTCCCCAAGCAACGGTTCCTTTGTCAGCTTCAACATTTCCTGCTAAAATTTCAAAGAACTCTGTAATAGCCAATGAATTTTTAGACAAAACAGCAACTTTATCTCCTTTTTTAAGGTTTAAATCAATGTTTGAGAATAACAATTCTCCGTCTTTTGTTTTTTCAAGACCTTTTACATCCAGAATCTGGTCTCCCGCTTCTCTTTCCATTTCGAAAATAATGGCAGGGTATCTTCTTGAAGATGGTTTAATATCATCGATGTTTAGTTTATCGATCATTTTCTTTCTAGCTGTAGCCTGTTTAGCTTTTGCAACGTTTGAACTGAATCTTGCAATGAAATCCTGAAGTTCTTTTTTCTTTTCTTCCGCTTTTTTGTTAGCCTGAGCTCTTTGTCTTGTTGCTAACTGAGAAGCCTGATACCAGAAAGAGTAGTTACCAGTATATAGATTAAGTTTAGCGTAATCCAAGTCACCGATGTGCGTACAAACCGTATCCAGGAAGTGACGGTCGTGAGATACAACGATAACTGTATTTTCATAATCAGCCAAGAAGTCTTCCAGCCAAGAAATGGTATCAATATCAAGGTCATTCGTAGGCTCATCCAAAATCAATACGTCGGGATTTCCGAAAAGCGCCTGAGCCAAAAGAACTTTTACTTTGTCTTTGTTTTCAAGTTCGCTCATCATTTGCCAGTGCATTTCTTCTGTAATTCCAACGTTTGAAAGCATGGTCTGTGCATCAGATTCTGCGGTCCAGCCTCCCATTTCGTCGTAGATTACACCTAATTCTCCTGCTTTAATTCCGTCTTCGTCAGAGAAGTCTTCCTTCGCATAAAGCGCGTCCATCTCTTCCTTTATCTCGAATAATTTCTTGTTACCTCTCAAAACCGCTTCAAGTACAGTAAATTGATCATAAGCAAAGTGATCCTGCTCAAGAACTGACATTCTTTTTCCAGGTTCTAAAGATACATGTCCTGTTGTTGGGTCTTGTTTTCCTGTTAATATTTTAAGGAATGTAGACTTTCCTGCACCATTTGCTCCGATAATCCCGTAGCAGTTTCCTTTCGTAAACATAATGTTTACCTCGTCAAAAAGAACTCTTTTCCCGAATTGTAATGATAAGTTAGATACTGTTAACATATAGTTTTGTAAATTTGGCGCAAAAATACGAAAAGAATTTGGGTATTTCGTAATAATGTAATATTCAAGTTTTTAATATGGAGTATTTTTTATATATTTCATTAATTAAATTGATGAACGTAGGGTCTACGCGGGACAACTTAATGAAGAATAAGGCAGTGCCTTATAGAATTATGGTATTATAGTAATTACACGAATTTTAAAATGAAGATTGAAAAGACAGTCAATATACTAAACAGAAGAGCCAGATTTGAGTACGAAATTCTTGAAGAATATGAAGCGGGAATGGTTTTAACGGGTACGGAAATAAAATCTTTGCGTTCCTCCAAGGCTTCTATTGCAGAATCGTTCTGTCAGTTTATTGATGGGGAGTTATACATTATTAATATGATGATTGATGAGTATAAATTGGGAACTTTTTATAATCACAAAACAAAAAGGGAACGGAAATTGCTCTTGCACAAAAAAGAATTGCAAAAACTGGAAAAGAAATTAAAGGATGCAGGAAATACAGTCATACCTTTAAAATTATATATCAACGACAGGGGAAAAGCAAAGGTCTTAATTGCCTTAGGGAGAGGGAAAAAACTGTTTGATAAAAGGGAAAGCATAAAAGATAGAGAAAATAAACGGAACCTGGATAGAATATTAAAGAAAAGTTAAAAATCATCTAAAAAACTTTGTATATAAAGAAAAATTATATTTATTTTGCATTATCAATTATTTAATCATTTAATTCTATGAAAAATCTAAAATTAGGAATTTCAGCATTGGCACTTACTGTTGCTTCTACTGTGTTCGCTCAGACAACCAACAATCCTTGGTTGATCGGAGTTGGTGCTCACGCGGAGAACCATACGGCACAAAGAGGGAACTTCAGTAATACGTTCTCTGCTAATAATTTGACGAAGAACATGTTCAATATGAACAACTTCTCTGTTACTCCGCCATTGTCTAAGCTTACTGTAGCTAGAAATATTGGTAAAGGTTTAGTTATTGACTGGCAGACATCTGTTGGAAATGTAGAAAACAAGAGATTTAACATGGGTAAAGAATTCATGTTAATGACAGGTCTTGGTTTCCAAGCTAAAGCAGCAGGTCTTTTATGGAATGAAGAATCTTGGTTCGATCCATATTTAAGAGTTGGTGCTAACTATTTAAGACATGATTATACAGGTCTTTCTTTCCCGAGACAATCTTTTATTAACGGAAATCCGGCAGAAGTTATATCTAACGGAGAGAACGGGAATGAAAACGGTAAAGCAAACCATTTTACAGTTTCTACTGGAGCGGGTGTTAACTTTTGGATAACTAAAAACTTCGGTTTAGGTGTTCAGGGTGACTATGTTTCTACTCCTGGAGATAAAGCAACTGTTGCTAACTTCTGGCAAGCTTCAGCATCTTTGAACTTTAGATTTGGTAACAGAGATAGAGATAAGGATGGTATCTTAGATAAAGACGATCTTTGCCCGGATACACCAGGTTTACCAGAATTCCAAGGATGTCCTGATACAGACGGTGATGGTATTCCAGATAAAGACGATCAATGTCCAGAAGTAGCTGGTCCAGTTGAAAACAACGGTTGTCCTTGGCCAGATACAGATGGTGACGGTATTATCGATAAAGATGATGCTTGTCCTACAGTAGCAGGTCCTGCTGAAAATAACGGTTGTCCTTGGCCAGATACAGATGGTGACGGTATCTTAGATAAAGATGATGCTTGTCCTACAGTTCCTGGTTTACCAGAATACAACGGTTGTCCTAAACCGGCTGAACCACCAGTAGTGAAAATTAACGAGACATTGAAAGATATCTTATTTGATTTCAACAAAGCTACAATCAGACCAGAATCAAACGGTAAGTTAGATACTGCAGCTAGAATTATCAAAGAAGCTGATGAGGCTAACTTCTTAGTAGTAGGTATGACAGATGCTAAAGGTTCTGCTGCTTATAACTTGAACTTATCTAGACAAAGAGCAGCTGCTGTAGTAGGTGCATTAGAAGCTAGAGGTATTAACCCTAATACTCTTAAGTCTATCGGTATCGGTTCTCAAGAGGCTACAGTTCCTGCAACTGCTTCAGATGCAGAAAGACAAGTTGATAGAAAAGTTATTGTAAGAGCTATCTCAGGTGCTGAGTGGGAAACTTACAAGAAAAATGATATCGTTGTCGTAACAAAAGCTAAAAAAGCTGTTAAAAAAGCTCCGGCTAAGAAAAAGAAAAAATAATTTATTTTTCTAAATAATAAATACCTCCAATTTTTTGGGGGTATTTTTTTTTCGTTGACTTTTAATTAATTTTGTGAAAAATTTAAAATAAAAAATGGGAAGAGCGTTTGAATATAGAAAAGCTTCTAAAATGGCCAGATGGGACAAAATGGCTAAAACTTTTTCTAAAATAGGTAAAGACATTGCTTTAGCAGTTAAAGCAGGAGGTGCTGATCCTGAATCGAATCCGGCACTAAGAAGATGTATCCAGAATGCGAAAGGGGCAAATATGCCAAAAGATAATGTAGAAAGAGCAATTAAGAAGGCAAGTGGAGCAGATGCAGAAAACTATGAAGAGGTTACTTATGAAGGATACGGACAAGGTGGTGTTGCTTTTTTTGTAGAATGTACTACAAACAATACGACAAGAACAGTTGCCAATGTAAGAGCCGTTTTCAATAAGTTTGACGGAAACCTTGGAAAGAACGGTGAATTGGCATTTATTTTTGATAGAAAAGGAATTTTCACCATCGATTTATCTCAAATTAAAATGGATTGGGATGATTTTGAAATGGAAATGATTGACGGAGGGGCGGAAGACGTGGAAAAAGATGAAGAAGAAGTGATGATTACTACTGCTTTTGAAGATTTCGGATCATTGTCTCATAAATTGGATGAGCTGGGGATAGAAGCAAAAAGCGCAGAATTACAGAGGATTCCAAACAATACAAAAGAAGTAAATGAAGAGCAGTTCAAGGCAAATATGAAAATGCTTGAGCGTTTCGAAGATGATGACGATGTACAAAACGTATATCATAACATGGAAATCACAGAAGAGTTAATGAACTCTCTATAAAAAATAATATAGCATTCATATACAGTTAATTTTCAATTAGTTTCTTTGCATAAAATCATCTATGAAGAGAAACATTGAGTTGGTTGTCATTTCGGATGTTCATTTGGGGACTTATGGATGTAAGGCTAAAGAATTATTACAATATCTGAATTCCATTCAGCCTAAAACTTTAGTTTTGAATGGCGATATCATTGATATTTGGCAATTCAAAAAGTCTTACTTTCCTAAACCTCATTTAAAAGTCATTAAGAAAATTCTTTCTTTGGCTACAAAAAATACGCAAGTATTCTATATTACCGGAAACCACGACGAGATGTTCCGGAAGTTTACAGATTTCGAGCTGGGAAAACTAAAAGTCTGTAATAAAATCTGCTTAGATATCAACAACAAAAAAACCTGGATTTTTCACGGAGATGTCTTTGATGCATCGGTACAGCATTCCAAATGGATTGCAAAACTGGGCGGAAAAGGCTATGATTTGCTGATCGTAATCAATAATGTTGTAAATTGGTTTTTGGAGAAAATGGGTAAAGAGAAATATTCATTTTCAAAAAAAATTAAAAATAATGTGAAAAAAGCGGTCAAGTATATTGGCGATTTTGAATTAACGGCTTCTGAACTGGCCATCGACAATCATTACGACTATGTGGTTTGCGGGCATATTCATCAACCCCAAATTCGTGAGGTAGTCACCAAAAAAGGATCTTGTACTTATCTCAATTCCGGAGATTGGATAGAAAACTTATCCGCTTTGGAATACCATGATAACGAATGGAAGATTTTTTATTACGATGAGCATAAACACTTGCTTAAAGATGATGAAACCGAAGAAATTCAGGATATTCCCAATGCTGAGCTTTTGAAACTGGTAACCAATTTTTCTAAATGAAAATATTATATGCATTTCAGGGAACAGGAAACGGACATGTAGCAAGAGCACAGGAAATCATTCCTATCCTTAAAAAATATGGAGAAATCGATACCTTAATCAGCGGACATCAATCGCAATTAAAGGCCGATTTTGACATTAATTTCCAACATAAAGGCATTTCCCTTCTTTACGATAAAACAGGCGGTTTATCATACAGAAAAACGTTTTTCGATAATGAATTCTTTAAAGCCGTAAAAACGATCAGGGAAATAGAACTTTCACAATATGATTTAATCATCAACGATTATGAACCCATAACAGGTTGGGCTTGCAAATTGAAAAAGCTTCCTATGATTGAGCTTAGTCATCAAGCTTCCATGAGTTTTAAAGAAACTCCAAAACCGGAGAAAAGAGACTTTTTAGGAGAATTAATACTGGAATATTATGTTCCCAGTGAACGAAAAATCGGGTTTCATTTTGAAAACTATCATCCGCAAATTAAAAAGCCCGTTATCAGGAAAAAAATAAGAAATCTTAATCCTGATAAAAAAGGGTTTTACCTGGTCTATCTCCCGAGTTTTTCGGATGAAAATATCATTAAGGTTTTAAAGCAGATTCCTGTTGAATGGAAAGTCTTTTCCAAATACACAAAACTTCAGTTTAGAGAAAATAATGTTGAGGTTTACCCAATTGACGAAATCCAATATTTGAACAGTTTCGAAAATTGTGACGGTATTTTATGTAATGCAGGTTTTGAAAGTCCGGCTGAAGCTCTTTTTATGGATAAAAAATTATTCGTCATTCCTATTCATAATCAATATGAGCAAGAATGTAATGCATGTGCTTTAGACAAAATGGGAATCCCCAATTCTAAGGTTTTACAGCTTGAAGAAATAGAAAACTGGGTGAATAGCAATCAGCATCTGAAAGTAGATTATCCAAATGATATTGAAGAGATTCTTGTGAATGAAGTTTTAGTTCTTTAAAAAAATATCTTCCACATCATTCATTCTCATCATTACAGATCTCGCATACGAACAGTGAGGGTAAACTTTCCAGTTGTTTTCTCTTGCAAATTTAATCGCTTCTTCTACCAGGAATTTCCCCATTCCGCGGCCTTCAAATTCAGGATGTACCAGAACAAAAGAAATAATAAACCTGTTTTCTTCAGGGAAAATAGTATAGGTCAATCTTCCGACTTCTTTAATTTCATTGTTTAAAGTGATGACACCGCCGTTTCCGGATTTGTTGTTTTCAAATTTCATAGCTCATATTTTGATATTGATAAAAGTACAAAAATTACACCGTCGGAGTTTTGATGTACATCAAGAAAAGAATATGAAGTATGAATAGTCAATCCATTTCTCTTTTCAATTTTAAAATCGAATTAAAAATTCACGATTCACTTGCGAAGCAAAATTGACAATTGACATTAATTGTCTTTCCCAGTATAATAATTATAATCCTTAATAATAATCCCTATAAACTGTCTCTCAGTCATTGTAGGATCTGTTTCCAGTTTCAGTATGCTTTTAATTTTCTCGGAAAGCTTATTGATGACCTGCCTGTCATCTACCCTTAATGCCTTTTGATAGTTATCCTTAATGATTCTCATATCATTGTCGCTTAAAGCAATCACCTGTGGGAAAGAAGGAATGTAATCTTCATGGATGTTTTCCAGAATGGTATGAGAAATATTGATGCTGTTCTTCAATGAAATAACAGCAGTTCCTGAAGCAATATCTCCCAAACGCTGGTTGTTTTTAGAAACAATCATAGAAATAAGACCGATTACCCCGGCAAATAAAGTATCAATAATTCTGAATACCCAGCGAATAAGATAATCTCCAAAACTAGCCTGGTAACCGTCAATTTTTACGACTCTTATTTTCAACGCTTTTTTACCGGGAGTCTGTCCTTCCATAAGACTTTCCAAGACTAACGGGTAAATGTAAACGGGAAAAGTAATAACAATATAAATTGCCATTTGAGACCATCGGTCCAGCCCCTCCAGTAAGTAGCCTAAATCCAGAACATTGAAAAATAAATAAAAAATAACGACCACATAAGCAATTTTTATAAGCAGGTCGATGATAAATGCAAGCATCCTTTCACCCACGCTTGCCACATTAAAATTAATGTTGACATTTTGTGAGGTGTTAATCGCAATTTGAGACATATTTTTTATTATTTTAGCCTTACAATTATGAGAGAAGTTTATTTCATTAAACAAAATAAAGAAAAATGGTTGGGAATTGAGCAGGTTATTCAGGGGAAAATAAAAAAAAATCCGGACGACCTTTCTTCGCTGTACATTAATCTCATCAATGATCTTTCTTTTGCACAGACTTACTATCCCAAAAGCAATACAACGGTTTATTTAAATCATCTCTCTTCCCAGATTTACCAGAAGATTTATAAAACGAAAAGAGTAGAGCAAAACCGTATTATATATTTCTTTAAAACCGAAGTTCCCCTTTTGGTATTCCAATACAGAAGATATCTTTTCTATGCTTTCCTGTTTTTTATTCTTTTTACTTCTATGGGAGTCGTTTCGGCCATTTATGATAAAGATTTTGCCAATATCATTTTGGGAGAAGATTATGTAAACATGACGGTTGAAAACATTAAAAAAGGAAATGCGGTAGGTGTGTATCAGAGCGGTTCCACATGGGGAAGCACCATCGGAATTATTTTTAATAATATCGGAGTAGGAGCAAAGTTGTATCTGTACGGAATTTTCTGCGGGGTCGGAACACTGTTCGCTTTGTTGTCGAACAGTATTATGCTGGGTTCTTTTCAGTATTTCTTTTATGAATACGGAGCTTTGAAAGACAGTGCAAGAGGAATCTGGCTTCACGGAGTTTTTGAAATCTTTTCCATGGTTGTTGAGGCTATGTGCGGGTTGATTTTAGGAGCGTCCATTTTATTTCCGAAAA from Chryseobacterium camelliae includes these protein-coding regions:
- a CDS encoding ABC-F family ATP-binding cassette domain-containing protein, with the translated sequence MLTVSNLSLQFGKRVLFDEVNIMFTKGNCYGIIGANGAGKSTFLKILTGKQDPTTGHVSLEPGKRMSVLEQDHFAYDQFTVLEAVLRGNKKLFEIKEEMDALYAKEDFSDEDGIKAGELGVIYDEMGGWTAESDAQTMLSNVGITEEMHWQMMSELENKDKVKVLLAQALFGNPDVLILDEPTNDLDIDTISWLEDFLADYENTVIVVSHDRHFLDTVCTHIGDLDYAKLNLYTGNYSFWYQASQLATRQRAQANKKAEEKKKELQDFIARFSSNVAKAKQATARKKMIDKLNIDDIKPSSRRYPAIIFEMEREAGDQILDVKGLEKTKDGELLFSNIDLNLKKGDKVAVLSKNSLAITEFFEILAGNVEADKGTVAWGVTTNQSHMPLDNTTFFQEDISLVDWLRQFTKNDEERHEEFVRGFLGRMLFSGDEALKSCKVLSGGEKMRCMFSRMMLQKANVLLLDEPTNHLDLESITTLNNSLSNFKGNLLLASHDHEMLSTVCNRIIELTPNGIIDREMTYDEYLADKKVKELKEKMYS
- the smpB gene encoding SsrA-binding protein SmpB, encoding MKIEKTVNILNRRARFEYEILEEYEAGMVLTGTEIKSLRSSKASIAESFCQFIDGELYIINMMIDEYKLGTFYNHKTKRERKLLLHKKELQKLEKKLKDAGNTVIPLKLYINDRGKAKVLIALGRGKKLFDKRESIKDRENKRNLDRILKKS
- a CDS encoding OmpA family protein — protein: MKNLKLGISALALTVASTVFAQTTNNPWLIGVGAHAENHTAQRGNFSNTFSANNLTKNMFNMNNFSVTPPLSKLTVARNIGKGLVIDWQTSVGNVENKRFNMGKEFMLMTGLGFQAKAAGLLWNEESWFDPYLRVGANYLRHDYTGLSFPRQSFINGNPAEVISNGENGNENGKANHFTVSTGAGVNFWITKNFGLGVQGDYVSTPGDKATVANFWQASASLNFRFGNRDRDKDGILDKDDLCPDTPGLPEFQGCPDTDGDGIPDKDDQCPEVAGPVENNGCPWPDTDGDGIIDKDDACPTVAGPAENNGCPWPDTDGDGILDKDDACPTVPGLPEYNGCPKPAEPPVVKINETLKDILFDFNKATIRPESNGKLDTAARIIKEADEANFLVVGMTDAKGSAAYNLNLSRQRAAAVVGALEARGINPNTLKSIGIGSQEATVPATASDAERQVDRKVIVRAISGAEWETYKKNDIVVVTKAKKAVKKAPAKKKKK
- a CDS encoding YebC/PmpR family DNA-binding transcriptional regulator, yielding MGRAFEYRKASKMARWDKMAKTFSKIGKDIALAVKAGGADPESNPALRRCIQNAKGANMPKDNVERAIKKASGADAENYEEVTYEGYGQGGVAFFVECTTNNTTRTVANVRAVFNKFDGNLGKNGELAFIFDRKGIFTIDLSQIKMDWDDFEMEMIDGGAEDVEKDEEEVMITTAFEDFGSLSHKLDELGIEAKSAELQRIPNNTKEVNEEQFKANMKMLERFEDDDDVQNVYHNMEITEELMNSL
- a CDS encoding UDP-2,3-diacylglucosamine diphosphatase — its product is MKRNIELVVISDVHLGTYGCKAKELLQYLNSIQPKTLVLNGDIIDIWQFKKSYFPKPHLKVIKKILSLATKNTQVFYITGNHDEMFRKFTDFELGKLKVCNKICLDINNKKTWIFHGDVFDASVQHSKWIAKLGGKGYDLLIVINNVVNWFLEKMGKEKYSFSKKIKNNVKKAVKYIGDFELTASELAIDNHYDYVVCGHIHQPQIREVVTKKGSCTYLNSGDWIENLSALEYHDNEWKIFYYDEHKHLLKDDETEEIQDIPNAELLKLVTNFSK
- a CDS encoding glycosyltransferase family protein, giving the protein MKILYAFQGTGNGHVARAQEIIPILKKYGEIDTLISGHQSQLKADFDINFQHKGISLLYDKTGGLSYRKTFFDNEFFKAVKTIREIELSQYDLIINDYEPITGWACKLKKLPMIELSHQASMSFKETPKPEKRDFLGELILEYYVPSERKIGFHFENYHPQIKKPVIRKKIRNLNPDKKGFYLVYLPSFSDENIIKVLKQIPVEWKVFSKYTKLQFRENNVEVYPIDEIQYLNSFENCDGILCNAGFESPAEALFMDKKLFVIPIHNQYEQECNACALDKMGIPNSKVLQLEEIENWVNSNQHLKVDYPNDIEEILVNEVLVL
- a CDS encoding GNAT family N-acetyltransferase, yielding MKFENNKSGNGGVITLNNEIKEVGRLTYTIFPEENRFIISFVLVHPEFEGRGMGKFLVEEAIKFARENNWKVYPHCSYARSVMMRMNDVEDIFLKN
- a CDS encoding RDD family protein — encoded protein: MSQIAINTSQNVNINFNVASVGERMLAFIIDLLIKIAYVVVIFYLFFNVLDLGYLLEGLDRWSQMAIYIVITFPVYIYPLVLESLMEGQTPGKKALKIRVVKIDGYQASFGDYLIRWVFRIIDTLFAGVIGLISMIVSKNNQRLGDIASGTAVISLKNSINISHTILENIHEDYIPSFPQVIALSDNDMRIIKDNYQKALRVDDRQVINKLSEKIKSILKLETDPTMTERQFIGIIIKDYNYYTGKDN
- a CDS encoding stage II sporulation protein M; translation: MREVYFIKQNKEKWLGIEQVIQGKIKKNPDDLSSLYINLINDLSFAQTYYPKSNTTVYLNHLSSQIYQKIYKTKRVEQNRIIYFFKTEVPLLVFQYRRYLFYAFLFFILFTSMGVVSAIYDKDFANIILGEDYVNMTVENIKKGNAVGVYQSGSTWGSTIGIIFNNIGVGAKLYLYGIFCGVGTLFALLSNSIMLGSFQYFFYEYGALKDSARGIWLHGVFEIFSMVVEAMCGLILGASILFPKTLSRFNSLKIGFKDSFKIFLSTVPFTICAGIIEGYVTRHALKMPLMLNIIIILGSLGMIGFYYFVYPFMVNKKINKNIHDAVL